The sequence CTTAATAAAGACCCAGTTTATAAAGGTGGAGGGGAAACCATCAAGGCACAGTACCAACACCCTGGGTTAGCAACACCTGGGAGCTGTGATACCTCTTTGCCCTGGAGAGAGCTATGTAGAGCTGCTGCCTATAGCAGAGGGACCAATGGGGCTTGGAGGGAGGGGACATggggtaaactttttttttttgagacagagtctcactctgttgcccaggctggagtgcaatggtgcgatctcggctccctacaacctccatctcccaggttcaagcaattctcctgcctcagtctcccaagtagctcccAAGTAGGCGGGGTctgtaggcgcccgccaccacgcctggctaatttttagtatttttagtagaaatgggttttcgccatgttggccaggctagtcttggactcctgacctcaggtggtccacttgcctccgcctctcaaagcgctgggatttacaggcatgaaccaccatccctggccaacttttttttttttttttttttttttttttttttttttttgagacggagtctcactctgttgctcaggctggagtgcagtagccggatctcagctcactgcaagctccgcctgccgggtttacgccattctcctgcctcagcctcccgagtagctgggactacaggcgcccgccatctcgcccagctagttttttgtattttttagtagagacggggtttcaccatgttagccgggatggtctcgacctcctgacctcgtgatccgcccgtctcggcctcccaaagtgctgggattacaggcttcagccaccgcacctggccttttttttttttttttttttttttgagacagaatcttactcttgctcaggctagagtgcagtggtgtgatcacagctcactgcagccttgacttccctaggctcaggtgatcctcccacctcagcctcctgagtagctgggactgtatgCACACACCACCAATatgctgctaatttttgcatcttttttgtagagatggggtctcactacgttgcccaagctggtcttgaactcctggggctcaagccatctgcccgcctcagcctcccaaagtgttgggattacaggtgtgaaccaccgtgcccagctaaacatcttttttaaatgttattttatttatttatttatttatttagagacagggtcttgctctatcacccaggctggagtgtattggcattattatagctcactgcggcctcaaactcctaggctcaaatgatcctcccacctcagcctcccaagtacctgggactacagacaaaaaccaccataaccagctaatttttaaaaagtaatgtttctttctttctttctttccttccttccttcctttcttttctttcttttctttcctttctttctttcctttcttcctttcttcctttcttttctttctttctttctttctttctttctttctttctttctttctttctttctttctttcttttctttctttctttcttttcttcctttctttcctttccttctttccttctttccttccttctttctttctttttcgtagagacaaggtctgcctatattacccaggctggtttcaagcaatcctcctgcctcagcctcccaaagtgttaaaattacaggtgtgagccaccgtgcctggctgggatAAACACCTTGGCTTCAGGCTCCTCTCTTTCATCAGGTGATCCCAATGAAGCCAGAGGGGAAGAAAGGTGAGACAGAAGTCTGAGAAGGGGTGCTAGTGAAGTAGGAGGAAATCAGGAGGGGGTGGTGTGCCCAAAGACCAAGGAGCTAATGAAGATGAGGACAGGGGATGAAGTCAGTGATTTAATCTGCCAAATGGACATCATAGGTGCCCTTGTCAGAAAAGGCTCCcggaagccgggcgcggtggctcatacctgtaatcccagtaccttgggaggctgaggtggacggatcacaaggtcaggagtttgagaccagcctggccaacatggtgaaacctcgtctctactaaaaatacaaaaaaattagctgggcgtggtggcacacacctgtagtcccagctattccggaggctgagacaggagaatcgcttgaactcgggaggcggaggttgcagtgagctaagatcacgccactgcactccagcctgggtgatagaatgagactttgtctaaaaaaaaaaaaaaaaaagttcctgggAATGGGAGCCAAGAACCCAGCCCAGTTGGCGTGGCTGGAGGAAGGACCAGGAGGTGATACAGTGGGGAAGGTCCTATAGAGAAAATTTTTTCCCAGAAGTATAccgcttttatttttatatttatttatttatttattcatttatttgagacagagttttgctcttattgtccacgctggagtgcagtggcgcgattttggctcactgtaacctccacctcccaggttcaagtgattctctcatctcagcttcccgagtagctgggattacaggtgcccgccaccacgcccggctaattttttttttgtatttttagtagagacgggttttggccatgctggccaggctgttttcgaactcctgacctcaggtgatcctcccgcctcggccacccaaagtgctggaatcacgggcatgagcctccgtgcccggccGGTAATGTATTTTTCCTTCTAGTCACCCCAGAATGGTGGCGTTGGGGGCAGGTTCTGGGAAGAGTCTGCTTCCATTAGGGGGAAAGTGGAAAATGTTCCCAGGGGAGGGTGGCCCGCTCAAGGGCATCGATCCTGCCCTTGAACCGCATGATCCAGCCCCAGCTGCTCTCTCCCCCTACCCTGGACGCCTCCTGTTTCCTGTCTGGGCCTCCCCGGGCGCCCGGGCCCAAGGTGACCGCCTTTCAACCGCAACCGCTAAGCTGCGCCTGTGGCGCGctgtgtctgtctcttcctcctccctcaatCAGGGAGTGCCCTTGGCCGCGGACACCTCCCGGATTTTTCCGGGAGGAGAGGGGAAGCCGCTTCTCGGCTTGGCGGGGGGCAGTGGCGCGCGGCTGGGAACCTCGCTGAGCCCAAGCACTGGTAGGGAGACCCCAGCGCGCAGTAAGGCGGCTCCTGGCGCCCCCTCGGGCCCGTGCTGTGCGCTGCAAGGCTGGATCAGAGGGAGGGCCCAGGGGTCTGAGGCTCGCTGCCCGCTGTCTGGCACCGACTGGGCGGGGCTGCCCGGGTCCCGAAAAGACGGCTTCGGGGGACACCTCACCAATGGGCTAGTGGTTCAGAACCCCAGTCCGACGCGCTACTGGGCCCAGTCTCCTGGACGATGACGGGGACATGGCTCTGAAAAAGTGCCAGGGTGTGCTCAGTAGAACACAGCACCCAGAGCGGCCCCCCAGAGAGCGGGGCCGGGTCTAGGGAAGCCCTCTTCCAAGAAGTCCTGTGCCCTGAGGTGACTGAGCGCGCTAGCTGATGAAACTGAGTGCCCCACCGAGGCGCCCCTGTCCCGAGGGCGGGGCCAGGGCGGGGCCGGAGTCCTCCTGGCAGGTGCCGGGGGCGGTGCCCGGCCCTGCCCCCGGGGGCCGTTCTCTGAGGCCAGAGGCGGGTCAGAGAAGCGGCCGGTGCGGGCGACGCCTTGGAACCCACGGGCGGCCACTGCCGCCACAGGTGCCTCACAGGGCCCTCTGTCCTCGCTCTGGGCATCAAAACCCCGGTTGGGAACTAAGGCTTCCGAGCTGCTTCAAACCCTGGACACCAAGGCCCTCACCGGCCGGAGAACGAAACCCTGGGGTCTTCTGAAGAGGGGGGCCACAAGCCCCCAGGACCAGACGACGAAGCCCCAGAGCTGCTGCGGAGCTGAACACCGAGGTCCCCAAGCCCTCCGCAAAGGACGTAGAGATCCTCGAGCAAGAGAGCGAAGTCCTCGAGCCATCAGTCGAGCAGAACGCAGAGCGCCCCGGGCTGTCCACAGCTGCGGGTTTTGAGAGTCCTGAGCCAGGCAGAGACGACCCTGGGCCGTCCGAAGCGCAAAGGGTGGAGGTCCAGGGGCAGCGTCCCCCTCCAGGCCCTGAGACCTCCTCCTCCAGGTCAGGCTCGGAAGCCCCCCACCTGCGTTTTCCGCCGTGCCCCAAGGGTCCCCAGCGTCTCCCGGAGGAGCTGTTCATGGAGACGCCCATCGAGCGCGAAATCCGCCGCAGCTGCGAACGCGAGGCGAGCCTGCGCCGGAGCCGGGGCCTGAGCCCGGGCCGCGCGGGCCGCGAACTCGTCGAGCTGCGCGTGCGGCCGGTGCTCAACCTGCCGGGTCCTGGCCCCGCGCTCCCGCGCGCCCTGGAGCGGGCGCGGGCGGGCGCGCAGATGCAGCGGGACATCGAGCGGGAGGCCCACCGGCAGGCGGCGCTGGCGCGCCCCGCGGCCCCCGAGCCGCGCGCGGGGTCGCCGCCGCAGCCGCTGGGCGAACTCAAGCGCTTCTTCGAGGCCGCAGCGGGGAGCGGCTCCTCGGCGGGGGCAGGGGGCGGCGCGGGCCTGCAGAGGCTGCCAGAACCCGGGGGACGGCCGCGCTCTGCCGTGCAGGGCGGGTGCCCGGTGCTGGGCAGCTCCCCGCCGCCTTTCACTCTGTCACTGCTGGAGCAGGAGGTGCGCGCGGTGCGCGAGCGCGAGCAGGAGCTGCAGCGCCAGCGGCGCAGCGTCTATGGCACCGCGGAGTTCAAGGAGCCTACGCCGAGCCTCACCGGTAAGCCGCAGGCGTAGCAACGCCGGGGACCCCCAGGGTTCCAGCCGTCCCCACTGACTGCCCAACTTCAGTGGCCTCTCCTTTGGCCCTCCGATTCTCGGGGTCTCTCTCTCCaagctctcaaactcctgggaccCCCTCTCAACTTTGTCTTGCCTACCCCTTCTGGAGCTCCATTACTCGCTGTGATCCACCCCTCCACCCGGAGTGATGGACTCTCTGATCCACACCACGCAGACTGCGCGGGGGTGGGGGCATTCCAGATGTCTTCCTTTTTGTCGGGTTCCAGGGAAGCCTGACTGGATTCTGGCACTCCTGGGTCCTCCCTCTGAATTTTCGGGCTCCTGCTTCTCCGTTCTGGGttcacctccctcctccctcggGTTCCTGGGTGCCTGGAGTTGAATGGAGGCTTCCATGGGGGTAGGGCGGAGGGTGAACGCCTGTGTGTGTTTAAGGGGTGCGGCCGGCCTCTTTCATCCTGGCTGCCGCCCGCTGGTGAGCTGAGCGCTCCTTCCCCCCCCGCAGCGAGCAGGGGCGACGGAAAGTTGGCGGTGATGTGGCCCCCCCGCAGAAAGGCCTCGGAGAACGGCCTGGAGCAGGTGGGAGCCCCCTTACCCGTGTGCCTCTAGCCCTTGTcgctccccccacccctcccgtGCCAGGACGCTGGGTGGGGAAAGGTACATCCCCCCTGGAGGGCCACTCTGGTCAGAACTCAGTCTGGGACGCATCCCCGGGGTAAAGAGAAGACAGTGGTCTTGGGGCACAAATCGCCACCCTGAGCCTGGGTGCGGTGCACAGGTCCCTGAGGCCGGTCTTCCTTCTGGCCCTCTGTCCCCAGGAGGAGCGCAAACCTTGAGGTTTGAGCAGGTTGGGACCCCCGGCCGGAAGTAACGTGCGTGTCAGAGGAACAGGGCGGGGTGCGTCTAGTAAAAGGCCTGGAGACGGGTCGGCCCTCTGCATTGGGGAAGATGAAATCGACTTGACTTTGTGAAATTGACCAGCCCCCTCTATAAAACTTACAGTCCCCCATTGGGAAACTGACCACCACCCACAACTCCGCCAGTGAAACTGCCCAGCCCTTCTCTGCCAAGCAAACTGAACTACTCTCTCCCTTGACTGTTAAGAGGGCCGGAGTTACCGCCGCGGCTGCCCCActacccccacccccaataaAGCCTCTTCTTTCAGGGCACTGCAGCCTATTTTTTTCTGGGTCCTCTTCGTCTGGGGTGGGGCGGGAGCACGGCGGGCCGAGGGAGGCCCGAGAAAACCCCAAGAGGTGCGGGCCAGAATGCGGGAATGCGCCCTTACCGCCCTGTTCTGGGGCTGCCCGCCTCCCCCACACGACCAGACACGGCCTGGCCCAGGTCCTACCGCCCCCTGGCGGCTCGAGCGCAAAATGTGGCGCGTGGACCGAATTCACACCCTCTTGTTTCCAGGCTTCCTCCTCAACATTTATTGGTGCTAACGGTGTGCCCTGCGCTGGGCACTGGCTAGACAGAGGTGATAAGAGGCTATTCCTACCCTGGGAACGTAAACAAtagctactaaaaaaaaaaaaaaaaacaggtggtgAGGGTTCAGGCTTCTCAACATCATTGGTTCCTAATGATCACCGTTCTTCTTGACCTCACGGTCCTCACTATGAGGCGTGCTCATTCGCGGTGTTGGGGCAAGAGTTTCTGCTTTCCAAAAGTATCtgtggctgggcgaggtggctcacgcctgtaataccagcactttgggaggctgaggtgggtggatcatttgaggccaggaattcgagacgagcctggccaacccggtgaaaccccgtctctactaaaaatacaaaatattagccgggtgtggtggtgcatgtctgtaatccagctactcaggaggctgaggcatgagaatcacttgaacccgggaggcagaggttgcagtgagccaagaacgggccactgcactccagcctgggtgacacagtgagactctgcctcaaaaaaataaaaaaggcaactGAAACCTAgcttttaaaagagaaatctgcatttttattattgtgactaggaaaaacttttttttttttctaggcagGGTGCTAAAAAAAACTTAAAGTTGTgcgggaggagaggaaggaaggaaggtggcaAGCAACACCTGTTTGCAATAGGGCCTGTGGCTGTCAATTTGCAAGCTCTGGTTAATTTCTCTCCCCTGGATGGGGGTTCAAGAGGGTGCGTGAACACCCTAAATTGTCTCTAAAACTGTATCTGTGCAGTTAACATTCTGGGACTAGTTTTACAGTGTCTTAGAAGTGCACTgagggccaggcgaggtggctcactgctgtaatcccagcactttgggaggctgaggcaggtggatcacgaggtcaggagatcgagaccatcctggctaatatggtgaaacaccctctctactaaaaatacaaaaaaaaccaaaaatagccgggcatggtggtgggcgcctatagtcccagctactcgggaggctgaggcaggagaatggcttgaacccggaaggcagagcttgtagtgagccgagattgcgccactgcactctagcctgggcgacagaacgagactccatctcaaaaaaaaaaaaaaaaaaaagaagtgcactGAGgaccagatgcggtggctcatacctgtaattccagcactttgggaggccaaggcaggaggattgcttgatcccaggagttcaagaccagcttgggcaacatagtgagacactgcccccctaccccatctctacaaaaaattaaccagctgtggtggcatgtgcctgtggtcccagctactctggaagttTAGCAGgagatcgcctgagcctgggaggttgaggctacagtgagctatgattgagccactgcactccagcctgggtaacagtgagatctgtaatcaaaggaaaaaaaaaattcactaagaCCAGAAAAGGGGAGACCCaggaagtttaaatttaaaaatgttttcagttttggagacagggtcttgctctgtcacacaggctgcagtgcagtggcatgatcacagctcattgtaacctggatctcctgggctcaagtgatcctcctacctcagcctcctgagtagctgggactacaggtgtgaaccaccacacccaccccagGAACATTTTAGAATCGCTGTTTAAACCTTGGCTCTTGAGATcatagcactgcactctagcttgggtgacacagttaaactctgtctctaaaacaaacaaacaaacaaaaaaacaaaaaaaaactcttggcTCTGTCCAACTCTGTATCTTATACAGGGGCATCAAATGTCTAGTGAAATCCGTATGCATAAAATACAGAGAGGTCATGCTGATACAGGGCTGCATCCAAGAGCAGCTCAGCCCATGAAGGGCTCATCAGCCGACCCCATCGTCAGCCCAGTGACCCCATCCTCAGCATACTTCACTGTGACTGTGGGAGCTATGTGGAGAAAGGCAGGAGAGAGCCTGAGAAGGTGGGAAATGGAAACACCTAGAGGCTGGTCTTAATTTCCAGCAGGGGAGCCAAGAACTAAGTATGTCATGAGTGGACGGGGCCCGGGtgcactgcacccggcctaatttttgtgtttttagcggagatgggttttcaccatgttggccaggctggtctcgaactcctgatctcaggtgatccacccaccctggcctctcaaagtgctgtgattacagggaaGCATGTGGGGCAGCCTCAAGGGGTTTAGTGGAGGGGCATTTAAGAAAATGATGTCAaccggccgtggtggctcacacctgtaatcccagcactttgggaggctgaggtgggataattgcttgagtccgggagttcaagaccagcctgggcaatatagcaagacaaaaatctctaccaaaaagagagagagagagagagagagaaaaaaaaaaagcactttcttGGGTCTCATCCCAGACTTAGGCTGATGATCACTCTCcatgtgattctgatgcacactagGAAGTTTGAGAATCAAGGGTGTAGAAAGCTGCTGAGCAACAGGACCCAGGAAACAAAGCttgtttccttccccttccagTACTGTACTGTCACCACCCACCCGAAACCCTGTCTTAAGCAGACAGTGGATTTGACTTAAAGGAGACCGTCTAGAGCTGCTTGTGGCTAGTCTGAGTTGAAATATGTTGGAAATGTGaaatactaga comes from Macaca fascicularis isolate 582-1 chromosome 19, T2T-MFA8v1.1 and encodes:
- the MISP3 gene encoding uncharacterized protein MISP3 isoform X2 is translated as METPIEREIRRSCEREASLRRSRGLSPGRAGRELVELRVRPVLNLPGPGPALPRALERARAGAQMQRDIEREAHRQAALARPAAPEPRAGSPPQPLGELKRFFEAAAGSGSSAGAGGGAGLQRLPEPGGRPRSAVQGGCPVLGSSPPPFTLSLLEQEVRAVREREQELQRQRRSVYGTAEFKEPTPSLTASRGDGKLAVMWPPRRKASENGLEQEERKP
- the MISP3 gene encoding uncharacterized protein MISP3 isoform X1, whose translation is METPIEREIRRSCEREASLRRSRGLSPGRAGRELVELRVRPVLNLPGPGPALPRALERARAGAQMQRDIEREAHRQAALARPAAPEPRAGSPPQPLGELKRFFEAAAGSGSSAGAGGGAGLQRLPEPGGRPRSAVQGGCPVLGSSPPPFTLSLLEQEVRAVREREQELQRQRRSVYGTAEFKEPTPSLTASRGDGKLAVMWPPRRKASENGLEQSPIGKLTTTHNSASETAQPFSAKQTELLSPLTVKRAGVTAAAAPLPPPPIKPLLSGHCSLFFSGSSSSGVGREHGGPREARENPKRCGPECGNAPLPPCSGAARLPHTTRHGLAQVLPPPGGSSAKCGAWTEFTPSCFQASSSTFIGANGVPCAGHWLDRGDKRLFLPWERKQ